One genomic region from Thermodesulfobacteriota bacterium encodes:
- a CDS encoding GyrI-like domain-containing protein, with protein MTPFHEIKQVPRIRAIGMRGEMSLWDVDTAFTRLYDKAMEGRLKFREPALGLRRGGIRVPDKFHSDYEVLFPLNEEPEELIPGTEIVEIPEARVASFFHRGPYEWIQCTYEKVLDWLRENSVEAAGEPRELFFVAPEPHAGGSQDDMLTEIQVPIREAA; from the coding sequence ATGACTCCGTTTCACGAAATCAAGCAGGTTCCCCGGATCCGGGCGATCGGCATGCGGGGCGAGATGTCTCTGTGGGACGTGGACACCGCGTTCACGCGGCTTTATGACAAGGCGATGGAAGGGCGGCTGAAGTTCCGCGAGCCGGCTCTGGGGCTGCGAAGGGGCGGCATCCGGGTCCCCGACAAGTTCCATTCGGACTACGAGGTGCTGTTCCCGCTGAACGAGGAGCCCGAGGAGCTCATCCCCGGCACGGAGATCGTCGAGATCCCGGAGGCGCGGGTCGCCTCGTTTTTCCACCGCGGGCCCTACGAGTGGATCCAGTGCACCTATGAAAAAGTGTTAGACTGGCTCCGGGAAAACTCCGTCGAGGCGGCAGGGGAGCCGCGCGAGCTGTTCTTCGTCGCGCCCGAGCCGCATGCCGGCGGGAGCCAGGATGACATGCTGACCGAGATCCAGGTTCCCATCCGGGAGGCCGCCTGA
- a CDS encoding universal stress protein, producing the protein MIVLLPVSKGPSFQDALRLAVDVAAAGGGEIRIVYPMDRKEIHRVEEGGGVAAIHLAQHAAEEVEKRMMEEGTEAILEATGVCAKAGVSAHGEIRDGDPHDELLAAAGGCDLVVAAAASHFSPELDDKPGRLILSLLRDGGIPVLLACTPYRPVGTVVAGCGGGIRSERAIGAMTRLSLWKEGCRVILLAVDDSPESGEMKLAAARNLMTDAGYSPWQERVIPGPRPGAFLAFCEKENADAVVLGGWGEHRWDDLLGMSVTSRLVEEGRRNLFLYM; encoded by the coding sequence GTGATCGTCCTGCTTCCCGTTTCCAAGGGCCCGTCCTTCCAGGATGCATTGCGTCTGGCAGTCGATGTCGCCGCGGCCGGGGGAGGCGAGATCCGGATCGTGTATCCGATGGACCGTAAGGAGATCCACCGGGTCGAGGAGGGCGGCGGGGTCGCCGCGATCCACCTGGCGCAGCACGCGGCAGAAGAGGTCGAGAAGCGGATGATGGAGGAAGGCACCGAGGCCATCCTCGAGGCGACCGGAGTCTGCGCAAAGGCCGGCGTGTCCGCTCACGGGGAGATCCGGGACGGGGATCCGCACGACGAGCTGCTGGCGGCCGCGGGGGGGTGCGACCTGGTCGTCGCGGCGGCGGCGTCCCATTTCTCCCCCGAGCTCGACGACAAGCCGGGGCGGCTGATCCTGTCGCTGCTGCGGGACGGGGGGATCCCCGTGCTGCTGGCGTGCACGCCGTACCGGCCGGTCGGGACGGTCGTGGCGGGCTGCGGCGGAGGGATCCGGTCCGAGCGCGCCATCGGGGCGATGACGCGGCTCTCTCTCTGGAAAGAGGGGTGCCGGGTGATCCTTCTCGCGGTGGACGACTCGCCCGAATCGGGCGAAATGAAGCTGGCCGCGGCGCGGAACCTGATGACCGACGCCGGCTATTCCCCGTGGCAGGAGCGGGTGATCCCGGGCCCCCGGCCGGGAGCGTTCCTTGCGTTCTGCGAGAAGGAAAACGCGGACGCGGTCGTCCTCGGGGGCTGGGGCGAGCACCGTTGGGACGATCTGCTGGGCATGTCCGTCACCAGCCGCCTCGTCGAAGAGGGGCGCCGCAACCTCTTCCTTTACATGTAG